Proteins encoded by one window of Pseudonocardia sp. HH130629-09:
- a CDS encoding AAA family ATPase → MLRDREPELRVLRDAVLRAADGRGGAILLGGGLGTGRTALLDAAADIAVAAGLRVLRATADVVEQDFDHGVARQLFDPLLATAARGDRERWLAGRDVPQALAYVPADADDPTVAHRWIQELQDLLEAVAAGGPVAVCVDDLQWADGPSQRWLNHLAVRVTGLPVVLVATALDGDPCSQRPPVRAFARSAAVLRARRLPPEAVDAVIAERFWPAAAPEFVLACHETCAGNPLILDTVLGELVAAGVRPDAAQAGAVRAARPVALRERLARCVRGQDPSARRYLRAVAVLGAGPDPEVLRRLGELDRADLRTVPASLVEQGLLTGQGVVRVVHPLVEEVATEPAEREDLHHRAARYLHEFGHPALEVAGHLLAVTAPLATWAIEVLRAAAQQAAATPVPDARHSGVPDPDAVDTAIRCLRRALLDSGATSRERGVLLVELASVERFVEPGTAVRHVAQALPLLDSARDRAAALTLIDPAMCRDAPDSVQEAIRRADTGDADGTVALRIRARARRMAEERPEGLAESCHLLREVLRAPDAMLSTSAGRELVGVLLHAAMLTGHVPARDIAHLGERLLRITPARQLPPPPGVPPGDGPRGLLVLALVAADRPAPVEAWLAGQGDRDPAVASADELALVQLAQGRVAAAALPGVLRAAGPPTAFHAALLAAALDSRVLVPGRAVTDRPPGVGLLAHVTHQMMRAARACAHEEPDLALECFLDGGRHLDHLGWRNPALFPWRGWAARLYGRRGEYDAAVAYADEQLTLAEAWGAPAALGRALRIRGSLAEGADGTAQLRAAVDVLAGSGDLRELGRSEIALGGRLARAGDPAGDELVRRGRQRTAELGADAAATVDPAPAPAAGGTPPAEPATEAAAGPTGPEGPDPLTEAERRVVRLAVGGATNQAIADDLGISRRAVEKRLTSVYRKLGVSGRAALPGAG, encoded by the coding sequence ATGTTGCGGGACCGTGAGCCGGAGCTGCGTGTGCTGCGCGACGCCGTCCTGCGCGCCGCGGACGGCCGGGGCGGTGCGATCCTGCTCGGCGGCGGTCTCGGCACCGGCCGCACCGCCCTGCTGGACGCCGCGGCCGACATCGCCGTCGCCGCCGGGCTGCGGGTCCTGCGGGCCACCGCCGACGTCGTCGAGCAGGACTTCGACCACGGCGTCGCCCGTCAGCTCTTCGACCCGTTGCTGGCCACCGCCGCGCGCGGCGACCGGGAGCGCTGGCTCGCAGGCCGCGACGTTCCGCAGGCGTTGGCGTACGTGCCCGCGGATGCCGACGACCCGACGGTGGCGCACCGGTGGATCCAGGAGCTGCAGGACCTGCTGGAGGCGGTGGCCGCCGGCGGCCCGGTCGCCGTGTGCGTGGACGACCTGCAGTGGGCCGACGGCCCGTCGCAGCGCTGGCTGAATCACCTCGCGGTCCGTGTGACCGGGTTGCCGGTCGTCCTGGTGGCCACGGCACTCGACGGCGACCCCTGCTCGCAGCGGCCGCCGGTCCGCGCGTTCGCCCGCAGCGCCGCCGTGCTGCGGGCCCGCAGGCTCCCGCCCGAGGCGGTCGACGCCGTGATCGCGGAGCGGTTCTGGCCCGCGGCCGCCCCCGAGTTCGTCCTGGCCTGTCACGAGACCTGCGCGGGCAACCCGCTGATCCTCGACACCGTGCTCGGCGAGCTCGTGGCCGCCGGTGTCCGGCCGGACGCCGCGCAGGCCGGGGCGGTGCGTGCGGCGCGGCCGGTGGCACTGCGGGAGCGGCTCGCCCGGTGCGTGCGCGGGCAGGACCCGTCGGCGCGGCGCTACCTGCGCGCGGTTGCGGTGCTGGGTGCGGGGCCGGACCCGGAGGTCCTGCGCCGGCTCGGCGAGCTGGACCGGGCGGACCTGCGCACCGTCCCGGCGTCGCTCGTCGAGCAGGGTCTCCTGACAGGACAGGGGGTCGTCCGGGTCGTGCACCCGCTGGTGGAGGAGGTCGCGACCGAGCCGGCGGAACGGGAGGACCTGCACCACCGGGCCGCCCGGTACCTGCACGAGTTCGGCCATCCCGCCCTGGAGGTCGCGGGCCACCTGCTGGCCGTGACCGCACCGCTGGCCACCTGGGCCATCGAGGTCCTGCGGGCGGCAGCGCAGCAGGCCGCCGCGACGCCGGTTCCCGACGCTCGGCACTCCGGCGTACCGGACCCCGACGCCGTGGACACCGCCATCCGTTGCCTGCGCCGTGCGTTGCTCGACAGCGGGGCGACCAGCCGCGAGCGGGGAGTGCTGCTGGTCGAGCTCGCCTCGGTGGAGCGCTTCGTCGAGCCGGGCACCGCCGTGCGGCACGTCGCGCAGGCCCTCCCGCTCCTCGACTCGGCCCGGGACCGCGCCGCGGCGCTCACCCTGATCGACCCGGCCATGTGCCGCGATGCCCCGGACTCGGTGCAGGAGGCGATCCGCCGCGCGGACACGGGGGACGCCGACGGGACCGTCGCCCTGCGGATCCGGGCCCGTGCCCGGCGGATGGCGGAGGAACGCCCGGAGGGGCTGGCCGAGTCGTGCCACCTGCTGCGCGAGGTGCTCCGCGCTCCGGACGCGATGCTGAGCACCTCGGCGGGGCGGGAGCTGGTCGGGGTGCTGCTCCACGCGGCGATGCTGACCGGGCACGTTCCGGCTCGCGACATCGCGCACCTGGGCGAGCGTCTGTTGCGGATCACACCCGCCCGGCAGCTGCCACCCCCGCCCGGCGTGCCGCCCGGGGACGGACCACGCGGTCTGCTCGTCCTGGCGCTGGTCGCCGCCGACCGTCCGGCCCCCGTCGAGGCGTGGCTGGCCGGTCAGGGGGACCGGGACCCGGCCGTCGCATCGGCCGACGAGCTCGCTCTGGTGCAGCTCGCGCAGGGACGGGTGGCGGCGGCAGCGTTGCCCGGCGTCCTGCGGGCCGCCGGACCCCCCACGGCGTTCCACGCCGCGCTCCTGGCCGCCGCGCTCGACTCGCGGGTCCTGGTGCCGGGACGCGCCGTCACTGATCGGCCACCCGGCGTCGGTCTGCTCGCCCACGTGACGCACCAGATGATGCGCGCGGCCAGGGCCTGCGCACACGAGGAGCCGGATCTCGCGCTGGAGTGCTTCCTCGACGGCGGCCGCCACCTCGACCACCTGGGATGGCGCAACCCGGCGCTGTTCCCGTGGCGGGGCTGGGCGGCGCGGCTGTACGGGCGGCGCGGCGAGTACGACGCCGCGGTCGCCTACGCCGACGAACAGCTCACCCTGGCCGAGGCGTGGGGCGCACCGGCCGCGCTGGGGCGCGCCCTGCGGATCCGAGGCTCCCTGGCCGAGGGCGCCGACGGCACCGCCCAGCTGCGTGCTGCCGTCGACGTCCTCGCCGGTTCGGGCGACCTGCGCGAGCTGGGCCGGTCCGAGATCGCGCTCGGCGGGCGGCTCGCCCGGGCCGGCGATCCGGCCGGGGACGAGCTGGTGCGTCGGGGCCGGCAGCGCACCGCCGAGCTGGGGGCGGACGCCGCCGCGACGGTCGACCCGGCCCCGGCCCCGGCCGCGGGCGGGACCCCACCGGCCGAGCCCGCCACGGAGGCGGCGGCCGGGCCCACCGGGCCGGAGGGCCCTGATCCGCTGACCGAGGCCGAACGCCGGGTGGTCCGCCTGGCCGTCGGGGGCGCGACCAACCAGGCGATCGCCGACGACCTCGGTATCAGCCGGCGGGCCGTCGAGAAGCGCTTGACCAGCGTCTACCGCAAGCTCGGGGTGAGCGGGCGGGCGGCGCTGCCCGGCGCGGGCTGA
- a CDS encoding acyl-CoA carboxylase epsilon subunit, whose protein sequence is MSASADTRDPGSRIQISGGYPDETEIAAVTLAVLASAGAARPRRDPPRRVVTWPGHGGFASPASWAGAA, encoded by the coding sequence GTGAGCGCCTCGGCCGACACCCGCGATCCGGGGTCGCGGATCCAGATCAGCGGCGGGTACCCGGACGAGACCGAGATCGCCGCGGTCACCCTCGCCGTGCTCGCGTCGGCCGGCGCGGCGCGGCCACGGCGGGACCCGCCGCGCCGGGTCGTCACCTGGCCCGGCCACGGAGGGTTCGCATCCCCGGCGAGCTGGGCCGGGGCGGCCTGA
- a CDS encoding acyl-CoA carboxylase subunit beta → MTATSDIDAATQDLRSRVAELHATRREARLGPSRQATEQQHARGKLTVHERLDLLLDPGSFREIEQFRRHRATGFGLEDRRPHTDGVVTGWGRIDGRTVFVYAHDFRIFGGSLGEAHATKIHKVMDLAESAGAPLISLSDGAGARIQEGVTALAGYGGIFRRNVRASGVVPQISVMLGPCAGGATYSPALTDYVFMVRDISQMYITGPDVVSAVTGESITHEELGGAHVHATETGAAAFAYDDEETCFADVRHLVSLLPSNNRELPPVVATDDPRDRMTGALLDIVPADTSRAYDMHDVIAEVVDDGDLFEVHATWATNIICGLARLDGHTVGIVANQPSSMAGVLDIHASEKAARFVSTCDAFSIPLVTLVDVPGFLPGGDQEHGGIIRHGAKLLYAYCAATVPRVQVILRKAYGGAYIVMDSRSIGADISLAWPTNEIAVMGAEAAANVVFRREIAAAPDPEEARSQRIKQYRQELMHPYYAAEAGLVDDVIDPAETRAALVEALAVLRAKRTELPQRKHGNPPT, encoded by the coding sequence ATGACTGCGACCAGCGACATCGACGCGGCGACGCAGGACCTGCGATCGCGGGTGGCCGAGCTGCACGCGACACGGCGGGAGGCCCGGCTGGGGCCGTCGCGTCAGGCGACGGAGCAGCAGCACGCCCGCGGCAAGCTCACCGTGCACGAACGACTCGACCTCCTCCTCGACCCGGGGTCGTTCCGCGAGATCGAGCAGTTCCGCCGCCACCGCGCCACCGGGTTCGGTCTGGAGGACCGGCGCCCGCACACCGACGGTGTGGTCACCGGCTGGGGTCGGATCGACGGGCGGACCGTCTTCGTCTACGCCCACGACTTCCGGATCTTCGGTGGTTCCCTCGGTGAGGCGCACGCCACGAAGATCCACAAGGTGATGGACCTCGCCGAGTCGGCCGGTGCGCCGTTGATCAGCCTCAGCGACGGGGCCGGGGCCCGGATCCAGGAGGGGGTCACCGCCCTGGCCGGTTACGGGGGAATCTTCCGCCGGAACGTGCGCGCCTCCGGCGTCGTCCCGCAGATCAGCGTGATGCTGGGCCCGTGCGCCGGGGGCGCCACCTACTCCCCCGCGCTGACCGACTACGTGTTCATGGTCCGCGACATCTCGCAGATGTACATCACCGGACCTGACGTGGTCTCCGCCGTCACCGGCGAGTCGATCACCCACGAGGAGCTCGGTGGCGCGCACGTGCACGCCACCGAGACCGGAGCGGCCGCCTTCGCCTACGACGACGAGGAGACCTGCTTCGCCGACGTGCGGCACCTGGTGTCGTTGCTGCCCTCCAACAACCGGGAGCTCCCGCCGGTGGTGGCCACCGACGACCCCCGGGACCGGATGACCGGCGCGCTGCTCGACATCGTCCCCGCCGACACCTCCCGCGCCTACGACATGCACGACGTGATCGCCGAGGTCGTCGACGACGGCGACCTGTTCGAGGTACACGCGACATGGGCCACCAACATCATCTGCGGGCTGGCCCGGCTGGACGGGCACACGGTCGGGATCGTCGCCAACCAGCCGTCGTCGATGGCGGGCGTGCTCGACATCCATGCCTCCGAGAAGGCGGCCCGGTTCGTGTCGACCTGCGACGCGTTCAGCATTCCGCTGGTCACCCTGGTCGACGTCCCGGGCTTCCTGCCCGGCGGCGACCAGGAGCACGGCGGGATCATCCGGCACGGAGCGAAGCTGCTCTACGCCTACTGCGCCGCCACGGTCCCCCGGGTGCAGGTCATCCTGCGCAAGGCCTACGGCGGCGCCTACATCGTGATGGACTCGCGCTCGATCGGCGCCGACATCTCGCTGGCGTGGCCGACGAACGAGATCGCCGTGATGGGGGCTGAGGCGGCGGCGAACGTGGTCTTCCGCCGTGAGATCGCCGCCGCACCGGACCCCGAGGAAGCCCGGTCCCAGCGGATCAAGCAGTACCGCCAGGAGCTGATGCACCCCTACTACGCCGCCGAGGCGGGTCTGGTCGACGACGTCATCGACCCCGCGGAGACCCGGGCGGCGCTGGTCGAGGCCCTCGCCGTGCTGCGCGCCAAGCGGACCGAGCTGCCCCAGCGCAAGCACGGGAACCCGCCGACGTGA
- a CDS encoding LuxR family transcriptional regulator yields the protein MVSLDRSLRIVAANQEMFRRFHRTDTASICGSSFCTLVHPSIRTRLGNQLERLLDGQQPRVYERSVALLGPDSTVWGDLMATATARDAGRVEGVMAVLRPVEGDAGPMAGRGAPRKILSDMDARILEGVASGASTVQLASTLFLSRGGVEYHVTALLRKMKVKNRPALISKAYSMGFFELGSWPPQVVPDHVK from the coding sequence ATGGTCTCCTTGGACCGCAGCCTGCGCATCGTGGCGGCGAACCAGGAGATGTTTCGTAGATTTCACCGGACGGACACCGCGAGTATCTGCGGATCGTCATTCTGCACGCTCGTCCACCCGAGCATCCGGACCAGGCTCGGCAACCAGCTCGAGCGCCTGCTCGACGGTCAGCAGCCCCGCGTGTACGAACGCTCGGTCGCCCTGCTCGGTCCGGACTCGACGGTGTGGGGCGACCTGATGGCGACCGCAACCGCTCGGGACGCAGGCCGGGTCGAGGGCGTGATGGCCGTGCTTCGCCCCGTCGAGGGCGACGCCGGACCGATGGCCGGCAGAGGCGCACCGCGCAAGATCCTGTCCGACATGGACGCCCGCATCCTGGAGGGTGTCGCCTCCGGGGCCTCGACCGTCCAGCTGGCCTCGACTCTGTTCCTCAGCCGCGGCGGAGTGGAATACCACGTGACGGCGCTGCTCCGGAAGATGAAGGTGAAGAATCGCCCAGCCCTGATCTCGAAGGCTTACTCGATGGGCTTCTTCGAACTCGGCTCCTGGCCGCCTCAGGTGGTTCCCGACCACGTCAAGTGA
- a CDS encoding PqqD family protein, with the protein MEPVPGLSVRVFDTGWMEISRPDSADRLLCDEMGTAMWIVLCQESWQLGDAVASLARTWDADPWSIRDQMCDWIADLTDAGVLQH; encoded by the coding sequence GTGGAACCAGTTCCCGGGCTGTCGGTCAGGGTGTTCGACACGGGGTGGATGGAGATCTCCCGCCCGGACAGTGCGGACCGCCTGCTCTGCGACGAGATGGGCACGGCGATGTGGATCGTGCTCTGTCAGGAGTCGTGGCAGCTCGGTGACGCCGTCGCGTCGCTGGCCCGGACCTGGGACGCCGACCCCTGGTCGATCCGGGACCAGATGTGCGACTGGATCGCCGACCTCACCGACGCCGGCGTGCTCCAGCACTGA
- a CDS encoding helix-turn-helix transcriptional regulator, with amino-acid sequence MHADAAPMSPVPGPAVLHERDDDIAAVEGIVDRSFGGTGGLVVVTGPLGAGRTALLAECARRAAERDVLVRRARGAAAERRYGFGVVRQLLGGDAPDLFPAPEHPGSGPAGSSDAVSEALLEVLRDLTSARPGLLLVDDVTRADPASLRWLAHLGRRSAGLRATVVLAVPDGDVPVGDTAVGELLARADVVRPLRPLTPEGIAGVARARLGTRADDAVVTALGEVSEGNPLFLDAVVEELRAAPSDGRRVSGHQVRACTPARLRDRMAAAVRLLPEPTRRYLAALAVIGDVADDVLLARLAELDHADADAARRVAGEAGLIRPGRRPRLRHRVVADALATTGSAEERRQTHLRAATLLHNDGIRPDRVASHLLTVTSSYPRWAIGALREAAVLATRRGEPWTAIRYLRHALLADAPEADRAQVLVELASLERSVDAGLALRRVVAAVPLLAPLTARADALCRAMPLTLEGAASSVLAMLRGVAEELDGVTDPDPATRELALRLRARVLYADRHRPAGVTAAVARLDELERQPGGLPLDTPGERELACVLTHAAALSGRRTAAAVAAVGRTILAREPSAQHVHSTIGLVVGSLCMADAPEELTAWLGVALDHARAEGATATEAVVRAELAAVLVCSGRIPEAEEQVRLSFELFGEADEDALLPGLILAAVLPGLQDRAPAEHILARYGAAAEVPEGFGACLQMLRARVALDAGDPDAALEYCLDAGRRFERAGWDGAAVAWRPWAIEIRRGLGQLSEARALAEEELVRTRAWGAPLQLGRALRVLGELCGRDRAEPLLTEAVEVLRSANDDRELAHALRSLHALPDRVGHPPPDGSCPTTVQTAGFTPSVLVDLSPAGRRGGHSGATWALTRSEQRVALMAAQGRTNQEISDVLGVSVRAVEKHLTGVYRKLRVSGRSALGRMWEDGSDLSA; translated from the coding sequence ATGCACGCTGACGCCGCTCCGATGAGCCCGGTCCCCGGTCCGGCCGTCCTGCACGAGCGGGACGATGACATCGCCGCCGTCGAGGGGATCGTCGACCGGTCGTTCGGCGGGACCGGGGGGCTGGTCGTCGTCACCGGGCCGCTGGGTGCCGGGCGCACCGCCCTGCTCGCGGAATGTGCGCGGCGGGCGGCGGAGCGCGACGTGCTGGTCCGACGGGCCCGCGGGGCCGCCGCCGAACGCAGGTACGGGTTCGGGGTCGTACGCCAGCTCCTGGGCGGCGACGCACCGGACCTGTTCCCCGCGCCGGAGCACCCCGGTTCCGGGCCGGCCGGATCCTCGGACGCCGTGTCCGAGGCTCTGCTGGAGGTGCTGCGGGACCTCACCTCGGCCCGGCCCGGCCTGCTGCTCGTCGACGACGTGACCCGGGCCGACCCGGCCTCGTTGCGGTGGCTCGCCCACCTGGGCCGGCGCTCGGCCGGTCTCCGGGCGACCGTCGTGCTCGCCGTCCCCGACGGCGACGTCCCGGTCGGCGACACCGCGGTCGGCGAGCTCCTCGCCCGCGCCGACGTCGTCCGCCCGCTGCGCCCGCTGACCCCCGAGGGGATCGCGGGCGTGGCCCGGGCCCGGCTCGGGACGAGGGCCGACGACGCGGTCGTCACCGCCCTCGGCGAGGTCTCCGAGGGCAACCCGCTGTTCCTCGACGCGGTCGTGGAGGAGCTCCGGGCGGCGCCGTCCGACGGACGCCGGGTGAGCGGACACCAGGTCCGCGCCTGTACGCCCGCGCGACTGCGGGACCGGATGGCGGCCGCGGTCCGGCTGCTGCCCGAGCCGACCCGGCGGTACCTCGCCGCGCTGGCCGTGATCGGGGACGTGGCCGACGACGTCCTGCTCGCCCGCCTGGCCGAGCTGGACCACGCCGACGCCGACGCCGCCCGGCGGGTGGCCGGTGAGGCCGGGTTGATCCGCCCGGGCCGGCGCCCGCGGTTGCGCCACCGGGTGGTCGCCGATGCGCTGGCCACGACCGGCTCGGCCGAGGAACGGCGGCAGACCCACCTGCGTGCCGCCACGTTGCTGCACAACGACGGCATCCGACCCGACCGGGTCGCGTCGCACCTGCTGACGGTCACCAGCTCCTACCCCCGGTGGGCGATCGGCGCGTTGCGTGAGGCGGCCGTGCTGGCCACCCGCCGCGGGGAACCGTGGACCGCGATCCGCTACCTCCGCCACGCACTGCTGGCCGACGCACCGGAGGCCGACCGCGCCCAGGTGCTGGTGGAGCTGGCCTCCCTGGAACGGTCCGTCGACGCCGGCCTGGCCCTGCGCCGCGTCGTCGCGGCGGTCCCGCTGCTGGCTCCGCTCACGGCGCGGGCGGACGCGCTGTGCCGGGCGATGCCGCTCACGCTCGAGGGCGCCGCCTCCTCGGTGCTCGCGATGCTGCGTGGCGTGGCCGAGGAGCTGGACGGCGTCACCGATCCCGACCCTGCCACCCGGGAGCTGGCGCTGCGGCTGCGGGCCCGTGTGCTGTACGCCGACCGGCACCGCCCGGCCGGCGTGACCGCTGCGGTCGCCCGGCTCGACGAGCTCGAGCGGCAGCCGGGGGGGCTTCCCCTGGACACTCCCGGGGAACGGGAGCTGGCCTGCGTCCTGACCCACGCTGCCGCGTTGAGCGGCCGCCGGACGGCGGCCGCGGTGGCCGCGGTCGGCCGGACGATCCTGGCCCGCGAGCCGTCGGCGCAGCACGTGCACAGCACGATCGGGCTCGTGGTGGGGAGCCTGTGCATGGCGGACGCGCCCGAGGAGCTGACGGCCTGGCTGGGGGTCGCCCTGGACCACGCCAGGGCCGAGGGGGCCACGGCGACCGAGGCCGTCGTACGGGCCGAGCTCGCCGCCGTGCTGGTCTGCTCGGGCCGGATACCCGAGGCGGAGGAACAGGTCCGGCTGTCGTTCGAGCTGTTCGGGGAGGCCGACGAGGACGCGCTGCTGCCGGGCCTGATCCTCGCCGCGGTCCTGCCCGGCCTGCAGGACCGGGCCCCGGCGGAACACATTCTGGCCCGGTACGGGGCTGCGGCCGAGGTGCCCGAAGGGTTCGGGGCGTGCCTGCAGATGCTGCGAGCGCGGGTCGCCCTGGACGCCGGGGACCCGGACGCGGCCCTGGAGTACTGCCTCGACGCGGGCCGGCGCTTCGAACGTGCGGGCTGGGACGGCGCCGCCGTGGCCTGGCGCCCCTGGGCGATCGAGATCCGGCGAGGTCTCGGCCAGCTGTCCGAGGCGCGCGCACTGGCCGAGGAGGAGCTGGTACGCACCCGGGCCTGGGGAGCCCCGCTCCAGCTCGGCCGGGCACTGCGGGTGCTGGGTGAGCTCTGTGGGCGGGACCGGGCCGAGCCGTTGCTGACCGAAGCGGTCGAGGTCCTGCGGAGCGCGAACGACGACCGGGAGCTCGCCCACGCGCTCCGGTCACTGCACGCCCTGCCCGACCGGGTCGGGCATCCGCCACCGGACGGGTCATGTCCGACGACCGTGCAGACCGCCGGGTTCACCCCGTCGGTGCTGGTCGACCTGTCACCGGCCGGACGACGGGGCGGGCACTCCGGGGCGACCTGGGCCCTGACCCGGTCCGAACAACGGGTCGCCCTGATGGCGGCGCAGGGGCGCACCAACCAGGAGATCTCCGACGTGCTCGGGGTCAGCGTGCGAGCGGTGGAGAAGCACCTCACCGGGGTCTACCGGAAGCTGAGGGTGTCCGGCCGGTCGGCCCTGGGCCGGATGTGGGAGGACGGGTCCGATCTCTCCGCCTGA